One segment of Acropora muricata isolate sample 2 chromosome 8, ASM3666990v1, whole genome shotgun sequence DNA contains the following:
- the LOC136926055 gene encoding uncharacterized protein isoform X2 — protein sequence MGLFALNKEMTLVANRRIVLILVSLFHFGNFGHEAKVYHVKNFCQGEHPRLKCGQAATKKLKISYAMFGRTEPGHVVCPYDEDDSDDNFNCGEVDLTNLFKMLCENKTRCKTKADDIYKLFENPCSEQHGYFQLVFSCAKKYSTPSTESTTTNTPTLSTTAPSSFSSALILPTTSVMAVASTSTVLVTQPTMTTQKSPKVHSTDTELTTSEGGRLSEIISQQVENTGSSAVETGNGSLGVAGALFVWFLFWQDHSTDYAMVFFTSAACALALAVIVGVCVIYCHRESKQYLHTVDNSKLKAYEINDSKVSEQVDRFILGSLKTAPPDYMLHEYDWKSEESKGSQNNLPNGSVVKNFSDPELVANRMTGQSRPALEAPSHRSSNGALVGVERPDGSTIFFKSPFPSSEESLGSKKGRYVNVEDYRKARNKDSAAKKSGESYFYYRN from the exons ATGG GACTTTTTGCATTGAATAAGGAAATGACCTTGGTTGCTAACAGGAGAATTGTTTTGATACTT GTTTCTTTGTTCCATTTCGGAAACTTTGGACACGAAGCCAAAG TATATCACGTTAAAAATTTTTGCCAAGGAGAACATCCTCGTCTCAAGTGCGGTCAGGCGGCAACCAAAAAGCTGAAAATTTCCTACGCAATGTTTGGGAGAACAGAACCAGGACATGTGGTTTGTCCATACGATGAAGATGACTCAGACGATAACTTCAACTGTGGAGAGGTTGACCTTACTAACTTGTTCAAAATGTTATGTGAGAACAAAACAAGATGCAAAACTAAAGCAGACGATATTTATAAACTTTTTGAAAATCCATGTTCAGAACAACACGGTTACTTTCAACTGGTTTTTTCATGTG CAAAGAAGTACAGTACCCCAAGTACAGAATCCACGACCACTAATACGCCGACATTATCGACAACCGCGCCTTCTAGCTTCTCATCCGCACTTATCTTACCAACAACCTCTGTAATGGCTGTCGCTTCTACAAGTACCGTTCTAGTCACTCAACCAACGATGACAACTCAGAAATCCCCCAAAGTCCACTCAACAGACACTGAACTAACAACTTCAGAGGGTGGTAGGCTCTCTGAAATCATTTCTCAGCAAGTGGAGAACACCGGTTCATCTGCAGTAGAGACTGGTAATGGATCTTTAGGCGTTGCTGGTGCATTATTTGTGtggtttttgttttggcaaG ATCATTCTACGGATTACGCCATGGTATTTTTTACGTCAGCGGCGTGTGCTCTTGCTCTGGCGGTCATTGTTGGTGTTTGTGTCATTTACTGTCATCGTGAAAGCAAACAGTATCTTCATACAGTGGACAATTCAAAACTCAAAGCTTATGAAATAAATGATTCCAAGGTTTCGGAGCAGGTTGATCGATTTATACTTGGGTCACTGAAGACTGCACCTCCCGATTACATGTTACATGAATATGACTGGAAAAGCGAGGAAAGCAAAGGCTCTCAGAATAATCTGCCGAATGGATCGGTCGTTAAGAACTTCAGTGATCCTGAACTAGTAGCCAACAGAATGACTGGACAAAGCCG aCCGGCGTTGGAAGCTCCATCTCATCGAAGTTCTAATGGAGCACTTGTAGGAGTTGAAAGGCCAGATGGATCAACCATCTTTTTTAAGTCCCCTTTTCCAAGTAGCGAGGAATCCTTGGGGAGCAAGAAAGGAAGATATGTTAATGTTGAAGATTACCGGAAAGCAAGAAACAAAGATAGTGCCGCAAAAAAGTCTGGAGAGTCTTATTTTTATTATCGCAATTAG
- the LOC136926055 gene encoding uncharacterized protein isoform X1, whose amino-acid sequence MGLFALNKEMTLVANRRIVLILVSLFHFGNFGHEAKVYHVKNFCQGEHPRLKCGQAATKKLKISYAMFGRTEPGHVVCPYDEDDSDDNFNCGEVDLTNLFKMLCENKTRCKTKADDIYKLFENPCSEQHGYFQLVFSCEAKKYSTPSTESTTTNTPTLSTTAPSSFSSALILPTTSVMAVASTSTVLVTQPTMTTQKSPKVHSTDTELTTSEGGRLSEIISQQVENTGSSAVETGNGSLGVAGALFVWFLFWQDHSTDYAMVFFTSAACALALAVIVGVCVIYCHRESKQYLHTVDNSKLKAYEINDSKVSEQVDRFILGSLKTAPPDYMLHEYDWKSEESKGSQNNLPNGSVVKNFSDPELVANRMTGQSRPALEAPSHRSSNGALVGVERPDGSTIFFKSPFPSSEESLGSKKGRYVNVEDYRKARNKDSAAKKSGESYFYYRN is encoded by the exons ATGG GACTTTTTGCATTGAATAAGGAAATGACCTTGGTTGCTAACAGGAGAATTGTTTTGATACTT GTTTCTTTGTTCCATTTCGGAAACTTTGGACACGAAGCCAAAG TATATCACGTTAAAAATTTTTGCCAAGGAGAACATCCTCGTCTCAAGTGCGGTCAGGCGGCAACCAAAAAGCTGAAAATTTCCTACGCAATGTTTGGGAGAACAGAACCAGGACATGTGGTTTGTCCATACGATGAAGATGACTCAGACGATAACTTCAACTGTGGAGAGGTTGACCTTACTAACTTGTTCAAAATGTTATGTGAGAACAAAACAAGATGCAAAACTAAAGCAGACGATATTTATAAACTTTTTGAAAATCCATGTTCAGAACAACACGGTTACTTTCAACTGGTTTTTTCATGTG AAGCAAAGAAGTACAGTACCCCAAGTACAGAATCCACGACCACTAATACGCCGACATTATCGACAACCGCGCCTTCTAGCTTCTCATCCGCACTTATCTTACCAACAACCTCTGTAATGGCTGTCGCTTCTACAAGTACCGTTCTAGTCACTCAACCAACGATGACAACTCAGAAATCCCCCAAAGTCCACTCAACAGACACTGAACTAACAACTTCAGAGGGTGGTAGGCTCTCTGAAATCATTTCTCAGCAAGTGGAGAACACCGGTTCATCTGCAGTAGAGACTGGTAATGGATCTTTAGGCGTTGCTGGTGCATTATTTGTGtggtttttgttttggcaaG ATCATTCTACGGATTACGCCATGGTATTTTTTACGTCAGCGGCGTGTGCTCTTGCTCTGGCGGTCATTGTTGGTGTTTGTGTCATTTACTGTCATCGTGAAAGCAAACAGTATCTTCATACAGTGGACAATTCAAAACTCAAAGCTTATGAAATAAATGATTCCAAGGTTTCGGAGCAGGTTGATCGATTTATACTTGGGTCACTGAAGACTGCACCTCCCGATTACATGTTACATGAATATGACTGGAAAAGCGAGGAAAGCAAAGGCTCTCAGAATAATCTGCCGAATGGATCGGTCGTTAAGAACTTCAGTGATCCTGAACTAGTAGCCAACAGAATGACTGGACAAAGCCG aCCGGCGTTGGAAGCTCCATCTCATCGAAGTTCTAATGGAGCACTTGTAGGAGTTGAAAGGCCAGATGGATCAACCATCTTTTTTAAGTCCCCTTTTCCAAGTAGCGAGGAATCCTTGGGGAGCAAGAAAGGAAGATATGTTAATGTTGAAGATTACCGGAAAGCAAGAAACAAAGATAGTGCCGCAAAAAAGTCTGGAGAGTCTTATTTTTATTATCGCAATTAG
- the LOC136926055 gene encoding uncharacterized protein isoform X4, giving the protein MTLVANRRIVLILVSLFHFGNFGHEAKVYHVKNFCQGEHPRLKCGQAATKKLKISYAMFGRTEPGHVVCPYDEDDSDDNFNCGEVDLTNLFKMLCENKTRCKTKADDIYKLFENPCSEQHGYFQLVFSCAKKYSTPSTESTTTNTPTLSTTAPSSFSSALILPTTSVMAVASTSTVLVTQPTMTTQKSPKVHSTDTELTTSEGGRLSEIISQQVENTGSSAVETGNGSLGVAGALFVWFLFWQDHSTDYAMVFFTSAACALALAVIVGVCVIYCHRESKQYLHTVDNSKLKAYEINDSKVSEQVDRFILGSLKTAPPDYMLHEYDWKSEESKGSQNNLPNGSVVKNFSDPELVANRMTGQSRPALEAPSHRSSNGALVGVERPDGSTIFFKSPFPSSEESLGSKKGRYVNVEDYRKARNKDSAAKKSGESYFYYRN; this is encoded by the exons ATGACCTTGGTTGCTAACAGGAGAATTGTTTTGATACTT GTTTCTTTGTTCCATTTCGGAAACTTTGGACACGAAGCCAAAG TATATCACGTTAAAAATTTTTGCCAAGGAGAACATCCTCGTCTCAAGTGCGGTCAGGCGGCAACCAAAAAGCTGAAAATTTCCTACGCAATGTTTGGGAGAACAGAACCAGGACATGTGGTTTGTCCATACGATGAAGATGACTCAGACGATAACTTCAACTGTGGAGAGGTTGACCTTACTAACTTGTTCAAAATGTTATGTGAGAACAAAACAAGATGCAAAACTAAAGCAGACGATATTTATAAACTTTTTGAAAATCCATGTTCAGAACAACACGGTTACTTTCAACTGGTTTTTTCATGTG CAAAGAAGTACAGTACCCCAAGTACAGAATCCACGACCACTAATACGCCGACATTATCGACAACCGCGCCTTCTAGCTTCTCATCCGCACTTATCTTACCAACAACCTCTGTAATGGCTGTCGCTTCTACAAGTACCGTTCTAGTCACTCAACCAACGATGACAACTCAGAAATCCCCCAAAGTCCACTCAACAGACACTGAACTAACAACTTCAGAGGGTGGTAGGCTCTCTGAAATCATTTCTCAGCAAGTGGAGAACACCGGTTCATCTGCAGTAGAGACTGGTAATGGATCTTTAGGCGTTGCTGGTGCATTATTTGTGtggtttttgttttggcaaG ATCATTCTACGGATTACGCCATGGTATTTTTTACGTCAGCGGCGTGTGCTCTTGCTCTGGCGGTCATTGTTGGTGTTTGTGTCATTTACTGTCATCGTGAAAGCAAACAGTATCTTCATACAGTGGACAATTCAAAACTCAAAGCTTATGAAATAAATGATTCCAAGGTTTCGGAGCAGGTTGATCGATTTATACTTGGGTCACTGAAGACTGCACCTCCCGATTACATGTTACATGAATATGACTGGAAAAGCGAGGAAAGCAAAGGCTCTCAGAATAATCTGCCGAATGGATCGGTCGTTAAGAACTTCAGTGATCCTGAACTAGTAGCCAACAGAATGACTGGACAAAGCCG aCCGGCGTTGGAAGCTCCATCTCATCGAAGTTCTAATGGAGCACTTGTAGGAGTTGAAAGGCCAGATGGATCAACCATCTTTTTTAAGTCCCCTTTTCCAAGTAGCGAGGAATCCTTGGGGAGCAAGAAAGGAAGATATGTTAATGTTGAAGATTACCGGAAAGCAAGAAACAAAGATAGTGCCGCAAAAAAGTCTGGAGAGTCTTATTTTTATTATCGCAATTAG
- the LOC136926055 gene encoding uncharacterized protein isoform X3, translating to MTLVANRRIVLILVSLFHFGNFGHEAKVYHVKNFCQGEHPRLKCGQAATKKLKISYAMFGRTEPGHVVCPYDEDDSDDNFNCGEVDLTNLFKMLCENKTRCKTKADDIYKLFENPCSEQHGYFQLVFSCEAKKYSTPSTESTTTNTPTLSTTAPSSFSSALILPTTSVMAVASTSTVLVTQPTMTTQKSPKVHSTDTELTTSEGGRLSEIISQQVENTGSSAVETGNGSLGVAGALFVWFLFWQDHSTDYAMVFFTSAACALALAVIVGVCVIYCHRESKQYLHTVDNSKLKAYEINDSKVSEQVDRFILGSLKTAPPDYMLHEYDWKSEESKGSQNNLPNGSVVKNFSDPELVANRMTGQSRPALEAPSHRSSNGALVGVERPDGSTIFFKSPFPSSEESLGSKKGRYVNVEDYRKARNKDSAAKKSGESYFYYRN from the exons ATGACCTTGGTTGCTAACAGGAGAATTGTTTTGATACTT GTTTCTTTGTTCCATTTCGGAAACTTTGGACACGAAGCCAAAG TATATCACGTTAAAAATTTTTGCCAAGGAGAACATCCTCGTCTCAAGTGCGGTCAGGCGGCAACCAAAAAGCTGAAAATTTCCTACGCAATGTTTGGGAGAACAGAACCAGGACATGTGGTTTGTCCATACGATGAAGATGACTCAGACGATAACTTCAACTGTGGAGAGGTTGACCTTACTAACTTGTTCAAAATGTTATGTGAGAACAAAACAAGATGCAAAACTAAAGCAGACGATATTTATAAACTTTTTGAAAATCCATGTTCAGAACAACACGGTTACTTTCAACTGGTTTTTTCATGTG AAGCAAAGAAGTACAGTACCCCAAGTACAGAATCCACGACCACTAATACGCCGACATTATCGACAACCGCGCCTTCTAGCTTCTCATCCGCACTTATCTTACCAACAACCTCTGTAATGGCTGTCGCTTCTACAAGTACCGTTCTAGTCACTCAACCAACGATGACAACTCAGAAATCCCCCAAAGTCCACTCAACAGACACTGAACTAACAACTTCAGAGGGTGGTAGGCTCTCTGAAATCATTTCTCAGCAAGTGGAGAACACCGGTTCATCTGCAGTAGAGACTGGTAATGGATCTTTAGGCGTTGCTGGTGCATTATTTGTGtggtttttgttttggcaaG ATCATTCTACGGATTACGCCATGGTATTTTTTACGTCAGCGGCGTGTGCTCTTGCTCTGGCGGTCATTGTTGGTGTTTGTGTCATTTACTGTCATCGTGAAAGCAAACAGTATCTTCATACAGTGGACAATTCAAAACTCAAAGCTTATGAAATAAATGATTCCAAGGTTTCGGAGCAGGTTGATCGATTTATACTTGGGTCACTGAAGACTGCACCTCCCGATTACATGTTACATGAATATGACTGGAAAAGCGAGGAAAGCAAAGGCTCTCAGAATAATCTGCCGAATGGATCGGTCGTTAAGAACTTCAGTGATCCTGAACTAGTAGCCAACAGAATGACTGGACAAAGCCG aCCGGCGTTGGAAGCTCCATCTCATCGAAGTTCTAATGGAGCACTTGTAGGAGTTGAAAGGCCAGATGGATCAACCATCTTTTTTAAGTCCCCTTTTCCAAGTAGCGAGGAATCCTTGGGGAGCAAGAAAGGAAGATATGTTAATGTTGAAGATTACCGGAAAGCAAGAAACAAAGATAGTGCCGCAAAAAAGTCTGGAGAGTCTTATTTTTATTATCGCAATTAG
- the LOC136926055 gene encoding uncharacterized protein isoform X5 translates to MFGRTEPGHVVCPYDEDDSDDNFNCGEVDLTNLFKMLCENKTRCKTKADDIYKLFENPCSEQHGYFQLVFSCEAKKYSTPSTESTTTNTPTLSTTAPSSFSSALILPTTSVMAVASTSTVLVTQPTMTTQKSPKVHSTDTELTTSEGGRLSEIISQQVENTGSSAVETGNGSLGVAGALFVWFLFWQDHSTDYAMVFFTSAACALALAVIVGVCVIYCHRESKQYLHTVDNSKLKAYEINDSKVSEQVDRFILGSLKTAPPDYMLHEYDWKSEESKGSQNNLPNGSVVKNFSDPELVANRMTGQSRPALEAPSHRSSNGALVGVERPDGSTIFFKSPFPSSEESLGSKKGRYVNVEDYRKARNKDSAAKKSGESYFYYRN, encoded by the exons ATGTTTGGGAGAACAGAACCAGGACATGTGGTTTGTCCATACGATGAAGATGACTCAGACGATAACTTCAACTGTGGAGAGGTTGACCTTACTAACTTGTTCAAAATGTTATGTGAGAACAAAACAAGATGCAAAACTAAAGCAGACGATATTTATAAACTTTTTGAAAATCCATGTTCAGAACAACACGGTTACTTTCAACTGGTTTTTTCATGTG AAGCAAAGAAGTACAGTACCCCAAGTACAGAATCCACGACCACTAATACGCCGACATTATCGACAACCGCGCCTTCTAGCTTCTCATCCGCACTTATCTTACCAACAACCTCTGTAATGGCTGTCGCTTCTACAAGTACCGTTCTAGTCACTCAACCAACGATGACAACTCAGAAATCCCCCAAAGTCCACTCAACAGACACTGAACTAACAACTTCAGAGGGTGGTAGGCTCTCTGAAATCATTTCTCAGCAAGTGGAGAACACCGGTTCATCTGCAGTAGAGACTGGTAATGGATCTTTAGGCGTTGCTGGTGCATTATTTGTGtggtttttgttttggcaaG ATCATTCTACGGATTACGCCATGGTATTTTTTACGTCAGCGGCGTGTGCTCTTGCTCTGGCGGTCATTGTTGGTGTTTGTGTCATTTACTGTCATCGTGAAAGCAAACAGTATCTTCATACAGTGGACAATTCAAAACTCAAAGCTTATGAAATAAATGATTCCAAGGTTTCGGAGCAGGTTGATCGATTTATACTTGGGTCACTGAAGACTGCACCTCCCGATTACATGTTACATGAATATGACTGGAAAAGCGAGGAAAGCAAAGGCTCTCAGAATAATCTGCCGAATGGATCGGTCGTTAAGAACTTCAGTGATCCTGAACTAGTAGCCAACAGAATGACTGGACAAAGCCG aCCGGCGTTGGAAGCTCCATCTCATCGAAGTTCTAATGGAGCACTTGTAGGAGTTGAAAGGCCAGATGGATCAACCATCTTTTTTAAGTCCCCTTTTCCAAGTAGCGAGGAATCCTTGGGGAGCAAGAAAGGAAGATATGTTAATGTTGAAGATTACCGGAAAGCAAGAAACAAAGATAGTGCCGCAAAAAAGTCTGGAGAGTCTTATTTTTATTATCGCAATTAG